The following proteins are co-located in the Brachybacterium sacelli genome:
- a CDS encoding HNH endonuclease produces the protein MDEEVEGVNTEGARDRSAGSGDASPAADVASTPAGGRVSDLARLRGLVVAAGVGQLQVGEVDVSSATGVLAELGAKGSVSLDGLSAPETVDVLAGLRELSTAIAGVQARALVQLEAAAKADALARGERPRAALKVARKEASFALRASPSAAGQTMSSSRRLVQSMPGMLAAMAQGRISAAAAHRVGKVVAAASAGLRRQVDEVLIENLAYLEGCGVQEWAGEAERVMHALDPEGVMGRHLRARTTRGVTVRRGDHGMCTLTATVTALDGARIRKALSLGAEKARARGDGRGHQQIMADDFTDVLLGRGSGQLVTTMEIGVIITDRSLLAPGHADAATVEGIGSVPYEHVREEMLQAVTAAEEDPQLRVALRQLYTGPEDGQLVAVQARSRVFPPALSRFLRWSHLTCRAPYCDAPIRQNDHITPHSRGGETSLDNGNGLCAGDNQKEEAGVTARVVGDENGKRRSVEWTTRYGQKARRSGYNFDPLGTARRRRRAREQSAHEPADESDAQAGFASRSWTTWTLDDVFGPHGGEDGESPLYRGLRWIGRRAFEATDPHPAWRGVRLNRHHLPRGNIDYVFDDSQRPPRPT, from the coding sequence ATGGATGAAGAGGTCGAGGGTGTGAACACCGAGGGAGCGAGGGACCGCTCTGCGGGGAGTGGTGATGCATCCCCGGCTGCCGACGTCGCTTCCACGCCCGCCGGCGGGCGCGTCAGCGACTTGGCGAGGCTCAGGGGGTTGGTCGTTGCGGCGGGGGTGGGGCAGTTGCAGGTGGGGGAGGTTGACGTGTCCTCGGCCACGGGCGTGCTGGCGGAGCTGGGCGCGAAGGGGTCGGTGTCGTTGGACGGGTTGTCGGCGCCGGAGACGGTGGATGTGCTGGCGGGCTTGCGGGAGCTGTCGACCGCGATCGCGGGGGTGCAGGCTCGGGCGCTGGTGCAGTTGGAGGCGGCGGCCAAGGCGGATGCGTTGGCGCGGGGAGAGAGGCCGCGTGCTGCGTTGAAGGTGGCGCGAAAGGAGGCCTCGTTCGCGTTGCGGGCCTCCCCGTCGGCTGCTGGGCAGACGATGTCGAGTTCGCGGCGGTTGGTGCAGTCGATGCCGGGGATGCTGGCCGCGATGGCGCAGGGGCGGATCTCGGCCGCGGCCGCGCACCGGGTGGGGAAAGTCGTCGCGGCGGCCAGTGCCGGGTTGCGGCGGCAGGTCGATGAGGTCCTGATCGAGAATCTGGCCTATCTGGAGGGGTGTGGGGTCCAGGAGTGGGCGGGGGAGGCTGAGCGGGTGATGCATGCGTTGGATCCGGAGGGGGTGATGGGGCGGCATCTGCGGGCCAGGACCACACGTGGGGTCACAGTCCGTCGTGGGGACCACGGGATGTGCACGCTGACGGCGACGGTGACCGCTCTGGACGGGGCGAGGATCCGGAAGGCCCTCTCGCTGGGGGCGGAGAAGGCCAGGGCCCGGGGGGATGGGCGGGGTCACCAGCAGATCATGGCCGATGACTTCACCGATGTGCTGCTGGGTCGGGGGTCGGGGCAACTGGTGACGACGATGGAGATCGGGGTGATCATCACCGACCGGTCGCTGCTGGCACCGGGGCATGCTGATGCGGCGACGGTCGAGGGGATCGGCTCTGTGCCCTACGAACACGTGCGTGAGGAGATGCTCCAGGCTGTCACCGCTGCCGAGGAGGATCCACAGTTGCGGGTGGCGTTGCGCCAGCTCTACACCGGTCCCGAGGACGGGCAGCTGGTCGCTGTCCAGGCCCGGTCGCGAGTGTTCCCGCCGGCCCTGTCACGGTTCTTGCGGTGGAGTCATCTGACGTGTCGGGCGCCGTACTGTGACGCGCCGATCCGGCAGAACGACCACATCACGCCCCACTCCCGAGGCGGGGAGACATCGCTGGACAACGGTAACGGGCTGTGTGCGGGCGATAACCAGAAAGAAGAAGCCGGAGTCACTGCCCGGGTGGTTGGCGACGAGAACGGCAAACGCCGCAGCGTGGAGTGGACCACCCGGTACGGGCAGAAAGCCCGCCGGTCGGGATACAACTTCGACCCCCTCGGCACTGCCCGACGCCGACGACGTGCCCGCGAGCAGTCCGCACACGAACCTGCGGACGAAAGCGACGCGCAGGCGGGGTTCGCGTCGAGGTCGTGGACCACCTGGACCCTCGATGACGTCTTCGGCCCCCACGGAGGAGAGGACGGCGAATCCCCTCTGTATCGCGGGCTGCGTTGGATCGGCCGACGTGCCTTCGAGGCGACGGATCCCCACCCCGCCTGGCGGGGCGTGCGACTGAACCGCCACCACCTCCCCCGCGGCAACATCGACTACGTCTTCGACGACTCCCAGCGCCCGCCCCGACCCACATGA
- a CDS encoding TetR/AcrR family transcriptional regulator codes for MVENGAPRGRSTRMTGRERREQLVTVGRQVFAERGFDMASVEEIASRATVSKPIVYEHFGGKEGLYAVVVDREVSTLLAALEHSLRDQRAHPRLLMERTATAFLTYIDENEDGFRILVRDSPVSQTGGTFSSLLTDVAQRVEEILAAQLKLHSYPTQDATMYAQMLVGMVAYTGQWWLESRRPSKGIVAARMVNLSWYGLGALQKTPSLHAGSRG; via the coding sequence ATGGTGGAGAACGGTGCCCCTCGCGGTCGATCGACCCGGATGACGGGACGGGAACGTCGTGAGCAGCTCGTGACCGTGGGCAGGCAGGTCTTCGCCGAACGAGGCTTCGACATGGCCAGCGTCGAGGAGATCGCCTCCCGGGCGACGGTCTCCAAGCCGATCGTCTACGAGCATTTCGGCGGCAAGGAAGGGCTCTACGCGGTCGTCGTCGACCGTGAGGTCTCCACCCTGCTGGCCGCTCTCGAGCACTCCCTGCGAGACCAGCGCGCCCATCCCCGTCTGCTCATGGAGCGGACGGCGACCGCCTTCCTGACCTACATCGACGAGAACGAGGACGGGTTCCGGATCCTGGTGCGGGACTCCCCGGTCAGCCAGACCGGCGGCACCTTCTCCTCCCTGCTGACCGATGTCGCCCAGCGCGTCGAGGAGATCCTCGCCGCCCAGCTGAAACTGCACTCCTACCCCACGCAGGACGCGACGATGTACGCGCAGATGCTGGTGGGGATGGTCGCCTACACGGGCCAATGGTGGCTGGAGTCCCGCAGACCGTCGAAGGGGATCGTCGCCGCCCGCATGGTGAACCTGTCCTGGTACGGGCTGGGGGCGCTGCAGAAGACGCCGTCCCTGCACGCCGGCTCCCGGGGCTGA
- a CDS encoding 4-(cytidine 5'-diphospho)-2-C-methyl-D-erythritol kinase, with translation MTEGLDRVVVRAPGTITVSLAVGAADGRGDRRLATMFQAVDVYEMITATRHDRLVAGIDDVSLREEPRDGTEFALRAAQLLREEHEVTDGAALRIRRQVPDTGGLGRGAADAAATLVALDRLWGLALPGEELRRLGARLGAEVPFAMLGHTALARGTGADLTTVLTHGEWTWLLACPSGRLSIAEVYRRHDQIALAVGRDLAARPEIDEQQFQALSSGDASLLGRTLHSDLQAAAFALLPDLESLVEAAERAGAFGAVVSGVGPTVAVLVEDDAQAQEVAALLTSEKLVETCRVVRGSAPGVGVLEES, from the coding sequence ATGACGGAGGGCTTGGACCGGGTGGTGGTGCGCGCCCCCGGCACGATCACCGTGTCCCTCGCCGTGGGCGCCGCTGACGGTCGCGGGGACCGTCGCCTCGCCACGATGTTCCAGGCAGTGGACGTCTACGAGATGATCACCGCGACCCGGCACGACCGGCTCGTGGCCGGCATCGACGACGTCAGCCTGCGCGAGGAGCCCCGGGACGGGACGGAGTTCGCCCTCCGCGCTGCGCAGCTCCTGCGCGAGGAGCACGAAGTGACCGACGGGGCCGCGCTCCGGATCCGACGTCAGGTGCCGGACACGGGCGGCTTGGGCAGAGGAGCGGCCGACGCCGCCGCGACATTGGTCGCACTCGACCGGCTGTGGGGCCTCGCGCTGCCCGGCGAGGAGCTACGCCGTCTCGGGGCACGGCTCGGGGCGGAGGTCCCGTTCGCGATGCTCGGCCACACGGCGCTCGCTCGCGGCACCGGCGCGGACCTCACCACCGTCCTCACCCATGGCGAGTGGACGTGGCTGCTGGCCTGCCCGAGTGGCCGGCTGTCGATCGCCGAGGTGTACCGGCGCCACGATCAGATCGCCCTGGCCGTGGGCCGCGACCTTGCCGCGCGGCCCGAGATCGACGAGCAGCAGTTCCAGGCGCTCAGCAGCGGCGATGCCTCCCTGCTCGGCCGCACCCTGCACAGCGATCTGCAAGCGGCCGCCTTCGCTCTTTTGCCGGACCTCGAATCATTGGTCGAGGCCGCGGAACGAGCCGGCGCCTTCGGTGCCGTCGTCTCGGGAGTCGGGCCGACGGTCGCGGTGCTCGTCGAGGACGACGCGCAGGCGCAGGAGGTCGCCGCTCTGCTCACGAGCGAGAAGCTCGTCGAGACGTGCCGGGTGGTGCGGGGGTCGGCACCCGGGGTGGGTGTGCTCGAGGAGAGCTGA
- the glmU gene encoding bifunctional UDP-N-acetylglucosamine diphosphorylase/glucosamine-1-phosphate N-acetyltransferase GlmU: MESPAPAAVIVLAAGAGTRMKSRTPKVLHEIGGRSLLVHAVTAAEGTGPSELVVVLRHERDRVAEHLAEHASEVAVADQDEIPGTGRAVQCGLEQVTASEGTVLVTYGDVPLLDPATLRELVGAHEDAGAAVTVLTARVPDPGGYGRILRSDDGTEVLGIVEHKDATDEQRGIDEINSGIYAFDVAVLRDALGRITSDNAQGELYLTDVLSIARADGRSVRAVVTQDVMMVEGVNDRVQLSQLGAEMNRRTLERHMRAGVTIVDPSTTWIDADVAIAQDAVILPGVQLHGATDIGADAVIGPDTTLRDTEVGAGAEVVRSHAVLAVVGAEASVGPFSYLRAGTDLGVKGKIGGFVETKNAQIGQGAKVPHLSYVGDAEIGEGTNIGAATIFANYDGVTKSRTSVGKHVRVGSDNVLVAPVTIGDGAATGAGTIVRKDVPPGALGVNAVSQRNVEGWTLRRRAGTAAEDAARAALDSADRSAADAPASTDAEEHKEHEQR, encoded by the coding sequence GTGGAATCCCCCGCCCCCGCCGCTGTCATCGTTCTGGCCGCAGGCGCCGGGACCCGTATGAAGTCCCGGACGCCGAAGGTCCTCCACGAGATCGGGGGCAGATCCCTCCTCGTGCACGCGGTCACCGCCGCCGAGGGCACCGGCCCCTCCGAACTGGTCGTGGTGCTCCGCCACGAGCGGGACCGGGTCGCCGAGCACCTCGCCGAGCACGCCTCCGAGGTGGCCGTCGCCGATCAAGACGAGATCCCCGGCACCGGTCGCGCCGTCCAGTGCGGCCTCGAGCAGGTCACCGCGAGCGAAGGCACGGTACTGGTCACCTACGGCGACGTGCCCCTGCTGGACCCGGCGACCCTGAGGGAGCTCGTCGGCGCCCATGAGGACGCGGGAGCCGCGGTCACCGTGCTGACCGCCCGGGTCCCCGACCCCGGCGGGTACGGCCGCATCCTGCGCAGCGACGACGGCACCGAGGTGCTCGGCATCGTCGAGCACAAGGACGCGACCGACGAGCAGCGCGGGATCGACGAGATCAACTCCGGCATCTACGCCTTCGACGTGGCCGTGCTGCGGGACGCCCTGGGACGCATCACGAGCGACAACGCCCAGGGCGAGCTGTACCTCACCGACGTGCTCTCGATCGCTCGGGCCGATGGCCGCTCCGTGCGCGCAGTCGTCACCCAGGACGTGATGATGGTCGAGGGTGTCAACGACCGCGTCCAGCTCTCCCAGCTCGGCGCCGAGATGAACCGCCGCACCCTCGAGCGCCACATGCGAGCCGGGGTCACGATCGTCGACCCGTCCACGACCTGGATCGACGCCGACGTCGCGATCGCCCAGGACGCGGTGATCCTGCCGGGCGTCCAGCTGCACGGCGCGACCGATATCGGCGCGGACGCCGTGATCGGCCCCGACACGACGTTGCGGGACACCGAGGTCGGCGCCGGCGCCGAGGTGGTCCGCTCCCATGCGGTGCTCGCGGTGGTCGGCGCGGAGGCGAGCGTCGGCCCCTTCTCCTACCTGCGGGCGGGCACCGACCTCGGCGTGAAGGGCAAGATCGGTGGTTTCGTCGAGACCAAGAACGCGCAGATCGGCCAGGGCGCGAAGGTCCCGCACCTCAGCTACGTGGGCGACGCCGAGATCGGCGAGGGCACCAACATCGGTGCGGCGACGATCTTCGCCAACTACGACGGCGTGACGAAGAGCCGCACCAGCGTCGGCAAGCACGTGCGCGTCGGCTCCGACAACGTGCTCGTCGCACCGGTCACGATCGGCGACGGCGCGGCCACCGGAGCCGGGACCATCGTGCGCAAGGACGTTCCCCCGGGTGCGCTGGGAGTGAACGCGGTCTCGCAGCGGAACGTGGAAGGATGGACCCTGCGACGCCGCGCGGGGACCGCGGCCGAGGACGCGGCACGCGCCGCCCTTGACTCGGCGGACCGGTCCGCTGCCGATGCGCCGGCCAGTACAGATGCCGAGGAGCACAAGGAGCACGAGCAGCGATGA
- a CDS encoding MarR family winged helix-turn-helix transcriptional regulator — MPTTPDDAAVPRLDEVDRIIEGWERARGDLDIEPLAVFSRISRLARYLETARRDSFTAAGLEGWEFDMLSALRRSGDDALSPGALMHQTLVTSGTMTTRIDKLVTRGLVRKNRSPRDGRAVEVRLQPEGVRRVDDAMESLLAAERDLLRPLSADGRTALADTLRSLLLTFEVDDPVGR, encoded by the coding sequence ATGCCCACCACGCCTGATGACGCCGCCGTGCCGCGCCTCGACGAGGTCGACCGCATCATCGAGGGCTGGGAACGGGCACGGGGCGATCTGGACATCGAGCCGCTGGCCGTCTTCTCCCGCATCTCGCGACTGGCCCGCTATCTGGAGACCGCGCGCCGCGACTCCTTCACGGCCGCCGGGCTCGAGGGCTGGGAGTTCGACATGCTCTCCGCGCTGCGACGCAGCGGTGACGACGCCCTCTCCCCCGGCGCCCTCATGCACCAGACGCTCGTCACCAGCGGCACCATGACGACCCGGATCGACAAGCTGGTCACCCGGGGCCTGGTCCGCAAGAACCGCAGCCCTCGCGACGGTCGCGCTGTCGAGGTGCGTCTGCAGCCCGAGGGCGTGCGTCGGGTCGACGACGCCATGGAGAGCCTGCTCGCCGCGGAGCGCGACCTGCTCCGCCCCCTCAGCGCGGACGGTCGGACGGCGCTCGCCGACACCCTCCGGTCACTCCTGCTGACCTTCGAGGTGGACGACCCCGTGGGACGTTGA
- a CDS encoding ABC-F family ATP-binding cassette domain-containing protein, with product MAHLLGTQSLHVSLPDRVLLEDVTVGIDEGDRIGVVGRNGDGKSTLLRLLARLQDPDSGRVTVRGGVRVGVLSQQDEATEDTTVRQRVVGERPDYEWASDPRIRDVLAGLLQEMDLETPLGDLSGGQLRRVHLAELLVGDWDVLLLDEPTNHLDVEGIAWLAEHLRRRWTAKDGGLVVITHDRWFLDAVCTRMWEVHDGVVDPFEGGYAAYVLQRVERDRQAAAVEAKRQNLMRKELAWLRRGAPARTSKPKFRIDAANELIAGEPPMRDSVELTQLATSRLGRDVIDVLDVDAGYGDVRVLHDVTLHIGPADRIGVLGPNGAGKSTLLALITGDLAPQAGRVKRGKTVTVRQVSQRIEGLQDHLRSRVSDVVGRYRSSFRAGKDEVSPGQLLERLGFTTAHQKVLVGALSGGQQRRLDLLLTLLEEPNVLVLDEPTNDMDTDMLAAMEDLLDTWPGPLIVVSHDRYLLERVTDTQYAVLDGEVRHVPGGVEQYIELRRASEAASGSGATSVGATSRTQESGSVSAAGATTSSAGSGAGGSALEASAAPALSGAEARAAQKELSAVERRMEKLSGQTRKLHEKLAAHDQSDYQGLQSITEDLRAVEAEIEGLEERWLELSEQVG from the coding sequence ATGGCCCATCTGCTCGGCACACAGTCCCTGCACGTCTCCCTGCCCGATCGCGTCCTGCTCGAGGACGTCACCGTCGGGATCGACGAGGGAGACCGCATCGGTGTGGTCGGCCGAAACGGCGACGGCAAGTCCACCCTGCTGCGCCTGCTCGCCCGGCTCCAGGACCCTGATTCGGGCCGGGTCACCGTGCGCGGCGGAGTACGGGTCGGCGTGCTCAGCCAGCAGGACGAGGCCACCGAGGACACCACGGTGCGCCAACGGGTGGTGGGCGAGCGCCCCGATTACGAATGGGCCTCGGATCCGCGGATCCGGGACGTGCTGGCCGGTCTGCTCCAGGAGATGGATCTGGAGACACCGCTCGGGGACCTCTCCGGCGGACAGCTGCGCCGCGTGCACCTCGCGGAGCTGCTAGTGGGCGATTGGGATGTGCTGCTGCTGGACGAGCCCACCAACCACCTCGACGTCGAAGGTATCGCCTGGCTCGCCGAGCACCTGCGTCGCCGGTGGACCGCGAAGGACGGCGGACTCGTGGTGATCACCCACGACCGCTGGTTCCTCGACGCGGTGTGCACCCGGATGTGGGAGGTGCACGACGGCGTGGTCGACCCCTTCGAAGGCGGATACGCGGCCTATGTGCTGCAGCGGGTCGAGCGAGATCGCCAGGCCGCCGCCGTGGAGGCGAAGCGGCAGAACCTCATGCGCAAGGAGCTCGCCTGGCTGCGGCGAGGAGCTCCGGCCCGGACCTCGAAGCCGAAGTTCCGGATCGACGCCGCGAACGAGCTGATCGCCGGCGAGCCACCGATGCGCGACAGCGTGGAGCTGACGCAGCTGGCGACTTCGCGGCTCGGACGCGACGTGATCGACGTGCTCGACGTCGATGCAGGGTACGGAGACGTACGAGTGCTTCACGACGTGACGCTGCACATCGGCCCGGCGGACCGTATCGGGGTGCTGGGCCCCAATGGTGCCGGCAAGTCGACGCTGCTCGCACTGATCACCGGTGACCTCGCGCCGCAGGCAGGTCGGGTCAAGCGCGGCAAGACGGTCACGGTGCGCCAGGTGTCGCAGCGGATCGAAGGGCTGCAGGACCATCTGCGCTCGCGGGTCAGCGACGTGGTGGGCCGGTACCGCAGCTCCTTCCGCGCGGGGAAGGACGAGGTCTCCCCCGGCCAGCTGCTGGAGCGTCTCGGCTTCACCACAGCGCATCAGAAGGTCCTGGTCGGGGCACTGTCCGGCGGACAGCAGCGGAGGCTGGACCTGCTGCTGACGCTGCTGGAGGAACCCAATGTGCTGGTGCTCGACGAGCCGACGAACGACATGGACACCGACATGCTCGCGGCCATGGAGGACCTGCTGGATACCTGGCCGGGCCCGCTGATCGTGGTCTCCCACGACCGGTACCTGCTCGAGCGCGTCACGGACACTCAGTACGCGGTGCTCGATGGCGAGGTGCGGCACGTGCCGGGCGGTGTGGAGCAGTACATCGAGCTGCGCCGCGCGTCCGAGGCGGCGTCGGGCTCGGGGGCGACGAGTGTGGGGGCAACGTCCCGCACGCAGGAGTCGGGCTCGGTGAGTGCTGCCGGTGCGACGACGTCGTCCGCAGGAAGCGGGGCCGGTGGGTCGGCCCTGGAAGCGTCCGCCGCTCCGGCGCTGTCCGGGGCCGAGGCGCGCGCTGCCCAGAAGGAGCTCAGCGCCGTGGAGCGGCGCATGGAGAAGCTGTCGGGACAGACCCGGAAGCTCCACGAGAAGCTCGCGGCGCACGACCAGTCCGACTACCAGGGACTGCAGTCGATCACGGAGGATCTGCGAGCGGTCGAGGCCGAGATCGAAGGGCTCGAGGAACGCTGGTTGGAACTGTCCGAGCAGGTCGGCTGA
- the rsmA gene encoding 16S rRNA (adenine(1518)-N(6)/adenine(1519)-N(6))-dimethyltransferase RsmA: MGSPDHDPSAGDLLLTARDIRQLAEEAGIRPSKQRGQNFVMDPNTVRTIVGRADVAEGRAVLEVGPGLGSLTLGLLETGADVAAVELDRGLAELLPLTLRARGVAEDRFRLVHDDALRITELPELPRTGAPTVLVANLPYNVATPILLTILERFESIRSALVMVQSEVVDRLTAGPGSRTYGGPSVKAAWYGRAVNAGRISRHIFWPVPHVDSALVELVRYDEPLGGPEEREQVFAVVDAAFAQRRKTLRAALASWAGSAVRSEEILRAAGIDPGVRGETLGIEQFRAIARASGGIT, translated from the coding sequence GTGGGGAGTCCGGATCACGACCCGTCGGCCGGGGATCTGCTGCTGACAGCGCGCGACATCCGCCAGCTCGCCGAGGAAGCCGGGATCCGGCCCTCGAAGCAGCGCGGCCAGAACTTCGTGATGGACCCCAACACGGTGCGCACCATCGTCGGCCGCGCCGACGTCGCCGAGGGCCGGGCCGTGCTCGAGGTGGGACCGGGCCTGGGATCGCTCACCCTCGGTCTGCTCGAGACCGGGGCCGACGTCGCCGCGGTCGAGCTGGATCGCGGCCTCGCGGAGCTGCTGCCGCTGACGCTGCGGGCCCGGGGCGTCGCCGAGGACAGATTCCGTCTCGTGCACGACGACGCGCTGAGGATCACCGAGCTCCCCGAGCTGCCCCGCACCGGAGCGCCGACCGTCCTGGTCGCGAACCTGCCCTACAACGTGGCCACCCCGATCCTGCTGACCATCCTGGAGCGCTTCGAGTCCATCCGGTCCGCGCTGGTCATGGTCCAGTCCGAGGTCGTCGACCGGCTCACCGCGGGTCCCGGGTCGCGTACCTACGGCGGCCCTAGCGTCAAGGCCGCGTGGTACGGCCGCGCCGTGAACGCCGGCCGCATCTCACGGCACATCTTCTGGCCGGTCCCTCACGTCGACTCGGCCCTGGTCGAGCTCGTGCGGTACGACGAGCCGCTCGGCGGACCCGAGGAGCGTGAGCAGGTGTTCGCCGTCGTCGACGCCGCTTTCGCTCAGCGTCGCAAGACCCTGCGCGCCGCGCTCGCGAGCTGGGCCGGCAGCGCGGTGCGGTCCGAGGAGATCCTGCGCGCCGCCGGTATCGACCCGGGTGTGCGTGGGGAGACGCTCGGGATCGAGCAGTTCCGCGCGATCGCCCGCGCGAGCGGCGGGATCACCTGA
- a CDS encoding DUF6318 family protein yields MSHRRLGALSLAVALSFSLVACGGDDEPRTPPTIDASNASDGGGASDGGGASDGGADEGSTAAAADIPAPDPADFAGMDEETPEGAEQSFRYYWAMQMWAYQTGETDALADLATDDCKGCSQFAAEHRDRKANDALWGNVSSTDLSVRHTGTEDGADVMVSYEFRVSEHTEVDAETGVKSVEPVQKYRSAGGMLWQGEKWLVSGLAILPLDE; encoded by the coding sequence ATGTCGCATCGTCGCCTCGGCGCCCTCTCCCTTGCTGTTGCCCTCTCCTTCAGCCTCGTCGCCTGCGGTGGAGATGACGAGCCGCGTACTCCTCCCACGATTGACGCCTCGAACGCGAGCGACGGGGGAGGCGCAAGCGACGGCGGCGGAGCGAGTGATGGGGGAGCCGATGAAGGCTCGACCGCCGCTGCGGCCGACATCCCAGCACCGGATCCTGCGGATTTTGCGGGAATGGACGAGGAGACGCCTGAAGGTGCGGAGCAATCGTTTCGGTACTACTGGGCAATGCAGATGTGGGCGTATCAAACCGGGGAGACTGATGCGCTGGCGGATTTGGCGACCGATGATTGCAAAGGCTGTAGCCAATTCGCTGCGGAGCATCGTGACCGAAAAGCCAATGATGCTCTCTGGGGTAATGTATCGTCTACCGACCTTAGCGTGCGCCACACTGGCACAGAAGACGGTGCTGACGTCATGGTCTCCTATGAATTCAGAGTGTCGGAACATACTGAGGTTGACGCAGAGACCGGTGTGAAAAGTGTGGAGCCAGTACAAAAATACAGATCGGCGGGCGGAATGCTTTGGCAGGGTGAAAAATGGCTCGTCTCTGGACTTGCAATCCTCCCACTAGATGAGTGA
- a CDS encoding PKD domain-containing protein: MEILDRATEDLTGCRETGSGATMCGAPRNTCESNGTQTRQVATDVFQMVDTGGATDAPEDGVNFEVNTLDTKTGDRDFAGYRCRAPGEPRTPAAAEAEPVEITMSVTEFAKLPIKAMSAHAGPEAGWIPVNMDVVLYATGESQMLQTELLGTPVAVRAVPTEYEWDMGDGNTLVTSDPGKPFPSRDVATTYSSEGWYDITLTTTFTGQFSVDGGEWQDIVGTVTVESDPVELFAKSLESRLVDGDVPVDEEGDPWVPERTSETEGQADPEATAREL; the protein is encoded by the coding sequence ATGGAGATCCTCGATCGCGCAACGGAAGATCTGACCGGTTGTCGCGAAACTGGAAGTGGCGCGACTATGTGTGGGGCTCCGCGTAATACCTGCGAGTCCAACGGGACGCAGACCCGCCAGGTGGCCACCGATGTGTTCCAGATGGTCGACACGGGCGGCGCCACCGATGCCCCGGAGGACGGCGTGAACTTCGAGGTGAATACGCTGGACACGAAGACCGGCGACAGGGACTTCGCGGGATACAGGTGCAGAGCCCCGGGCGAGCCTCGCACGCCTGCGGCCGCGGAAGCAGAGCCGGTTGAGATCACGATGAGCGTGACCGAATTCGCCAAACTTCCGATCAAAGCGATGTCGGCGCATGCGGGACCTGAAGCCGGCTGGATCCCCGTGAACATGGACGTCGTCCTCTACGCCACCGGTGAGTCGCAGATGCTCCAGACAGAACTTCTCGGCACCCCGGTCGCGGTGCGAGCAGTGCCGACCGAGTACGAGTGGGACATGGGCGACGGAAACACGCTCGTCACGTCCGATCCGGGCAAGCCATTCCCCAGCCGCGACGTGGCGACCACCTACTCGTCCGAGGGCTGGTACGACATCACGCTGACCACGACCTTCACGGGGCAGTTCTCCGTCGACGGCGGCGAGTGGCAGGACATCGTCGGAACGGTGACCGTGGAATCCGACCCCGTGGAACTCTTCGCCAAGAGCCTCGAATCGCGACTGGTCGATGGTGATGTCCCGGTCGACGAAGAGGGGGACCCGTGGGTTCCGGAGCGGACCTCCGAGACCGAGGGGCAGGCCGATCCGGAGGCGACCGCGCGCGAACTCTGA
- a CDS encoding TatD family hydrolase, whose translation MPSPHETETAATPAPGAAPAASSPAPVRSREDIDPRGRSRDRSWPPTPEPLPFPVIDNHCHLDFADGEQSLGVDDHVARAEAAGVDAQITIGSDLEAVRWTAALLASDTCPATLRGGVAVHPNEAALHARGSDHDGKALIGLDAAIAEVSELLTGPGMVVVGESGLDWFRTSREDEQARAAQIESFRAHIALAKELDLPLQIHDRDAHQDVLEILEADGAPERTVFHCFSGDAEFARACVDRGWYLSFAGTVTFKNAAGLRGALAEVGLGRVMVETDAPFLTPVPYRGRPNSSYLIPLTMATIAEVTQTGLEEACRAVRATTEQVYRWPEATSA comes from the coding sequence ATGCCGTCACCGCACGAGACAGAGACCGCAGCGACCCCGGCTCCCGGGGCCGCTCCCGCGGCGAGCTCCCCGGCCCCGGTGCGCAGCCGCGAGGACATCGATCCCCGCGGGCGCTCCCGCGACCGCTCCTGGCCGCCGACTCCCGAGCCGCTGCCGTTCCCGGTGATCGACAACCACTGCCACCTCGACTTCGCCGACGGTGAGCAGTCGCTGGGCGTCGACGACCACGTCGCCCGCGCGGAGGCAGCCGGCGTGGACGCGCAGATCACCATCGGCTCGGACCTCGAGGCCGTGCGCTGGACCGCCGCGCTGCTGGCCTCCGACACCTGCCCGGCCACCCTGCGCGGCGGCGTCGCCGTGCACCCCAACGAGGCGGCGCTGCACGCCCGCGGCTCCGACCACGACGGGAAGGCGCTGATCGGGCTCGACGCCGCGATCGCCGAGGTCTCCGAACTGCTGACCGGTCCCGGCATGGTCGTGGTGGGGGAATCGGGACTGGACTGGTTCCGCACCTCCCGCGAGGACGAGCAGGCCCGCGCCGCGCAGATCGAGTCGTTCCGGGCGCACATCGCGCTCGCCAAGGAGCTCGACCTGCCGCTGCAGATCCACGACCGTGACGCCCACCAGGACGTTCTCGAGATCCTCGAGGCGGACGGCGCCCCCGAACGTACCGTCTTCCACTGCTTCTCGGGCGACGCGGAGTTCGCGCGCGCCTGCGTCGACCGCGGCTGGTACCTCTCCTTCGCCGGCACCGTGACGTTCAAGAACGCTGCCGGCCTGCGTGGTGCGCTCGCAGAGGTGGGACTGGGACGCGTGATGGTCGAGACCGACGCCCCGTTCCTCACCCCCGTCCCGTACCGGGGCAGGCCGAACTCCTCCTACCTCATCCCGCTCACCATGGCGACGATCGCCGAGGTCACGCAGACCGGGCTGGAGGAGGCCTGCCGCGCCGTGCGCGCCACCACCGAGCAGGTCTACCGATGGCCGGAAGCGACGAGCGCATGA